One Setaria italica strain Yugu1 chromosome II, Setaria_italica_v2.0, whole genome shotgun sequence DNA segment encodes these proteins:
- the LOC101767265 gene encoding uncharacterized protein LOC101767265: protein MSTRALTHRIAKQIASRATTNRGVRAPPLLLLPRVRIALCFLPCLLCHSPSFKLPKPTSTMSRALTLAVLLLAAAAVAPLASAHGVGAESVTGAKEFAGAGSKGASAKEFARAVGADPDPSPASGLPADPAPDARP, encoded by the coding sequence ATGTCCACTCGGGCACTCACCCATCGGATCGCCAAACAAATCGCCTCGCGCGCGACCACCAACCGCGGCGTGCGCGCGCCTCCGCTTCTCTTGCTCCCCCGCGTACGTATAGCCCTCTGCTTCCTCCCGTGCCTCCTCTGCCACAGCCCATCATTCAAGCTACCCAAGCCCACGTCCACCATGTCTCGCGCGCTCACCCTTGCGGTCCtcctgctggccgccgccgcggtggcgccgctgGCCTCGGCGCACGGGGTCGGGGCGGAGTCCGTCACGGGCGCCAAGGAGTTCGCCGGCGCCGGGTCCAAGGGCGCCAGCGCCAAGGAGTTCGCCAGGGCGGTCGGGGCCGACCCCGACCCCTCCCCGGC